Proteins from a single region of Actinomycetota bacterium:
- a CDS encoding polysaccharide biosynthesis C-terminal domain-containing protein — MRLRQVARASATVFGGNLLASASNFTLALVVARAYGPEGRGELAVFVLVPMLASTVLGFGLPTAHAYWGAKHPDRVGTFAWNSVLTAGTVGVVLAVVGASVGERLPVIGGVERPALVLVAIPLQLVTILLGELLPVERRYRSYAAVRAGSGLLPLVLVVAAFLALPGRPALGDVEALIFLGWLGAAAASLLLNARSLATGRPSLREHIVALRYAVLVGPALVLQMVNYRLDQVVLAALLPRETLGLYAASVSITEGLFLPAASMATVLLPEIARRPEPASRALVHRSLALAVAGTAAAGLLVFATAPVLLRLLYGEEFVAGAQVLRVLALTIPVVAFTKIAGAGLAGTHRQAQHLRAVAAAAVVTVVAVPSLVTAIGAVGAALASLGAYLTSALVQWIGWRSPARSVGDRPEAAPDPMTRVAGT, encoded by the coding sequence ATGAGGCTGCGGCAGGTCGCCCGAGCCTCTGCCACCGTCTTCGGCGGCAACCTTCTCGCCTCGGCGTCCAACTTCACGCTGGCCCTCGTCGTGGCCCGGGCCTACGGCCCCGAAGGACGCGGCGAGCTGGCCGTCTTCGTCCTGGTGCCGATGCTCGCGAGCACCGTGCTCGGGTTCGGACTCCCCACCGCCCACGCCTATTGGGGAGCGAAGCACCCGGACCGCGTCGGCACCTTCGCGTGGAACAGCGTGCTCACGGCGGGGACGGTGGGGGTCGTCCTCGCGGTCGTCGGCGCATCGGTGGGGGAGCGGCTGCCGGTGATCGGCGGGGTAGAGCGTCCGGCTCTCGTCCTGGTGGCCATCCCCCTCCAGCTCGTCACGATCCTGCTCGGCGAGCTCCTCCCGGTCGAACGCAGGTACCGCTCGTACGCCGCCGTCCGCGCAGGCTCGGGATTGCTCCCGCTCGTTCTCGTCGTCGCCGCCTTCCTGGCTCTCCCCGGGCGGCCCGCCCTGGGCGACGTGGAGGCGCTGATCTTCCTGGGTTGGCTGGGTGCCGCCGCCGCCTCGCTCCTGCTGAACGCCCGATCGCTGGCGACGGGGCGACCGAGCCTCCGGGAACACATCGTCGCGCTGCGCTACGCCGTCCTGGTCGGGCCGGCCCTGGTCCTGCAGATGGTGAACTACCGGCTCGACCAGGTCGTGCTCGCCGCCCTCCTGCCCCGGGAGACCCTGGGGCTGTACGCGGCCTCGGTGAGCATCACCGAGGGGCTCTTCCTCCCCGCCGCTTCGATGGCCACCGTGCTCCTCCCCGAGATCGCCCGGCGTCCGGAACCGGCGTCACGAGCGCTCGTGCACCGTTCGCTCGCCCTGGCCGTGGCCGGGACGGCGGCGGCCGGGCTGCTCGTGTTCGCGACGGCTCCCGTCCTCCTCCGGCTCCTGTACGGCGAGGAGTTCGTGGCGGGTGCGCAGGTCCTGCGGGTGCTCGCGCTCACCATCCCGGTCGTCGCCTTCACGAAGATCGCGGGAGCGGGGCTGGCCGGCACCCACCGGCAGGCGCAGCACCTGCGGGCGGTGGCCGCCGCTGCCGTGGTCACGGTCGTCGCCGTGCCCTCGCTGGTCACGGCGATCGGGGCGGTGGGGGCGGCCCTCGCCTCGCTCGGCGCCTACCTCACCTCGGCGCTGGTGCAGTGGATCGGCTGGAGGTCGCCGGCCCGGTCGGTCGGAGACCGGCCCGAGGCCGCTCCCGACCCCATGACCCGCGTCGCCGGGACGTGA
- a CDS encoding sugar transferase, with protein MRPTWYTPWRAAAVALDAAMVGLGLTVAAVARFGVSEIDPVGPETRFLVAPIALGVVVWVGAFAAARLYNPLRCASGLEEARRLVTGGLGGAAGLLLVGFALKEPPSRIWLVSGTVLSILAAGMGRRALRAGVTAARRRGWGFTRAVLVGGREAKALADQIGSQPEMGIAMVATCGFAWSDLPQVELDGLPGVVERERASAVILVGADLTTDEVRGATASVADQPVTVLLIPELEYMLVQNVHVLPVGAMPALALEVPSLRVYQRVMKRLLDVLLASALLVLLVPMLALVALAVRLDSPGPVLFRQRRKGRSGHEFELLKFRTMVEGAEDLRPELAAENETDGALFKIRQDPRVTRVGRWLRRTSFDELPQLVNVLKGDMSLVGPRPLPASDYEVEGQDRALARRLTVRPGVTGMWQVSGRSELPFSELVRLDLIYIQNWSIVMDLYILVRTIPAVIRGRGAY; from the coding sequence ATGAGACCGACCTGGTACACCCCTTGGCGCGCGGCCGCGGTGGCTCTGGACGCTGCCATGGTGGGGCTCGGGCTGACCGTGGCCGCCGTCGCCCGGTTCGGCGTCTCCGAGATCGACCCGGTGGGACCCGAGACCCGGTTCCTGGTCGCCCCCATCGCCCTCGGGGTCGTGGTCTGGGTGGGGGCGTTCGCCGCCGCCCGGCTGTACAACCCGCTGAGGTGCGCCTCCGGCCTCGAGGAGGCGAGGAGGCTGGTCACCGGCGGCCTCGGCGGCGCGGCCGGGCTCCTGCTGGTCGGGTTCGCCCTGAAGGAGCCCCCCAGCCGGATCTGGCTCGTCTCGGGCACGGTCCTGTCCATCCTCGCGGCCGGGATGGGTCGCCGCGCCCTGAGGGCGGGCGTGACGGCGGCCAGGCGCCGGGGGTGGGGGTTCACGCGGGCCGTCCTGGTCGGAGGGAGAGAGGCGAAGGCGCTCGCCGACCAGATCGGGTCGCAGCCCGAGATGGGCATCGCCATGGTCGCCACCTGCGGGTTCGCCTGGTCGGACCTCCCCCAGGTCGAGCTGGACGGGCTCCCGGGGGTGGTCGAACGGGAACGGGCATCGGCCGTGATCCTGGTCGGCGCCGACCTCACCACCGACGAGGTGAGAGGCGCGACCGCGTCGGTGGCCGACCAGCCGGTGACGGTCCTGCTCATCCCCGAGCTCGAGTACATGCTCGTCCAGAACGTGCACGTCCTCCCGGTGGGCGCGATGCCCGCGCTCGCGCTCGAGGTCCCCAGCCTGCGCGTCTACCAGCGGGTGATGAAGCGGCTCCTCGACGTCCTCCTGGCCTCCGCGCTCCTGGTCCTGCTCGTCCCCATGCTCGCCCTCGTCGCGCTCGCCGTGCGGCTCGACTCGCCCGGCCCTGTCCTGTTCCGCCAGCGGCGCAAGGGACGCAGCGGGCACGAGTTCGAGCTCCTCAAGTTCCGGACGATGGTCGAAGGCGCGGAGGATCTGCGGCCCGAGCTCGCAGCGGAGAACGAGACGGACGGCGCCCTGTTCAAGATCCGTCAGGACCCCCGCGTCACCCGGGTGGGACGGTGGCTACGCCGCACCTCCTTCGACGAGCTCCCCCAGCTGGTCAACGTCCTGAAGGGGGACATGAGCCTGGTCGGGCCTCGTCCGCTGCCGGCCTCCGACTACGAGGTGGAGGGTCAGGACCGCGCCCTGGCCCGCAGGCTGACCGTGCGGCCGGGGGTCACCGGCATGTGGCAGGTGAGCGGCCGCAGCGAGCTCCCGTTCTCCGAGCTCGTCCGCCTCGACCTGATCTACATCCAGAACTGGAGCATCGTGATGGACCTCTACATCCTGGTCCGCACGATCCCCGCCGTGATCCGGGGCCGCGGCGCGTACTGA